In Desulfuribacillus alkaliarsenatis, the following proteins share a genomic window:
- a CDS encoding vitamin B12 dependent-methionine synthase activation domain-containing protein, whose amino-acid sequence MIFPHVPITIKVSEVNRYLGFKKNKSETTEEIDELIESMLKQAKYILEPKGMIRHAKIVTKDPKKFEITCTDSNVAEHGKDVHASYIIRSEKVYKHLAECEAITLLGVTIGEQIDMEIDRLFKEQQPTKALILDAIGSDAVERVADYVDDYVKKEAKRKGYGTRFRYSPGYGGWSVENQQDLINYLGGNEIGIKTTEHSQLIPRKSVSAIIGWYPLTHTNNGLSEQESADQETKCKMCDSVDCQIRDS is encoded by the coding sequence ATGATTTTTCCACATGTGCCAATAACCATAAAGGTAAGTGAGGTTAATCGCTACCTTGGCTTTAAGAAAAACAAATCGGAAACAACAGAAGAAATTGATGAGCTTATCGAATCAATGCTCAAACAAGCTAAATATATCCTTGAACCAAAAGGGATGATTCGACATGCGAAAATCGTCACTAAAGACCCTAAGAAATTCGAAATTACTTGCACTGATAGCAATGTTGCGGAACATGGGAAAGATGTACATGCTTCTTATATAATCCGAAGTGAGAAAGTGTACAAGCATTTAGCGGAATGTGAAGCAATTACATTACTAGGAGTAACAATTGGAGAACAAATCGATATGGAAATCGATCGTTTATTTAAAGAACAGCAGCCTACAAAGGCACTGATTTTAGATGCAATTGGCTCTGATGCTGTTGAACGAGTCGCTGATTATGTAGATGATTACGTGAAGAAAGAAGCGAAGCGAAAAGGCTATGGCACGAGGTTTCGCTATAGCCCTGGCTATGGTGGCTGGTCCGTTGAGAATCAGCAGGATTTGATTAACTACTTAGGTGGTAATGAAATAGGTATTAAAACCACGGAGCATAGTCAGCTAATACCCCGCAAGTCAGTATCGGCAATTATTGGCTGGTATCCATTGACCCATACTAATAATGGGTTATCCGAACAGGAGTCAGCAGACCAGGAAACTAAGTGTAAGATGTGTGACTCAGTAGATTGTCAAATTAGAGATAGTTAG
- a CDS encoding homocysteine S-methyltransferase family protein, whose protein sequence is MRNWLKEYLQKNILIFDGAMGTQLQSKGFPTGASPESWNIERPEVITAIHRAYFEAGSNVVTTNTFGGNRIKLKEFGLENQLEQINMQAVQCAKAAIFNDSQWVAGSMGPTGKFVEPLGEISFDEMYDIFREQAQALEKGGADLLIIETSGDIGEMRAAALAAVENTSIPVIASLTFNEDLRTFTGTDPESAAIILERIGISAIGANCSGGPKELLEIGRLLARNTNLPIIIQPNAGLPKLVDGQTVFDATPDEMAKYAREMVELGVNIVGACCGSSPDHIKAIAEATIGIEPKQRQHQFGLRIASRTKSVEIQASKAPIAVGERINPTGRKALSEEIRAGKMDMVRKEAIEQTEAGAAVLDVNMGVPKIDQIQAMKTAVNRIQTLVDTPLMLDSTDPKVLEAGLKQYHGKALINSVNGEEQSLLEVLPLVKRFGASVVGLALDDDGLPATKEKRLEIATKIVKRAQEHDIPAKDIIIDCLVLTASAQPEAVQETLQAIPLVKEQLGVTTILGVSNVSFGLPKRPFINRTFFSMALGVGLDAGIINPLDINMMMALKTSAVLANRDPHAAEYIDWSQHLDESASEISVQRPTDKQTKDIGQISCIFELLKHTVVTGDKENVVARINDGLEQGHSAMDLLNKGLIPGIEEVGEKFGKGIYFLPQLMLAGETMTASFHALEPELNRIGSKKIGKVVMATVKGDIHDIGKNIVSVLLANHGFDVIDLGKNVDTEFIIQRAIEEQADIIGLSALMTTTMTRMPELIDKINEQKLQQKVIVGGAVVTSSYAKEIGADGYSKDAVEAVSLCKRLIAE, encoded by the coding sequence TTGAGGAATTGGTTAAAGGAATATTTGCAGAAAAACATACTAATTTTTGACGGTGCTATGGGAACACAGCTACAAAGCAAAGGCTTCCCTACTGGGGCTAGTCCTGAAAGCTGGAATATAGAACGGCCAGAGGTAATAACGGCAATTCATAGAGCTTATTTTGAAGCTGGTAGCAATGTTGTTACAACCAATACCTTTGGCGGAAACCGTATTAAGCTAAAGGAGTTTGGCTTAGAAAATCAGCTTGAACAGATTAATATGCAGGCTGTACAGTGCGCTAAAGCAGCGATATTCAATGACAGTCAGTGGGTAGCTGGTAGCATGGGACCTACTGGAAAATTTGTTGAGCCACTAGGTGAAATTAGCTTCGATGAAATGTATGACATATTCAGAGAACAAGCCCAAGCTTTAGAAAAAGGCGGCGCAGACCTACTGATTATCGAAACCTCAGGTGATATAGGTGAAATGCGTGCAGCGGCATTAGCTGCTGTTGAAAACACCAGCATCCCTGTAATCGCCTCATTAACATTTAACGAAGATTTGCGCACGTTCACAGGAACTGACCCTGAAAGTGCTGCTATAATTTTAGAAAGAATCGGTATTTCAGCCATAGGGGCAAATTGCTCTGGAGGACCTAAGGAGCTTTTGGAAATTGGTAGACTGCTTGCGAGAAACACCAATTTGCCAATAATAATACAACCTAACGCTGGACTACCAAAGCTGGTAGATGGTCAAACAGTATTTGACGCAACTCCTGATGAAATGGCAAAATATGCACGGGAAATGGTTGAACTCGGAGTTAATATTGTAGGTGCATGCTGCGGAAGTTCACCTGACCACATTAAAGCGATTGCGGAAGCGACTATAGGTATAGAGCCTAAACAGCGACAGCATCAGTTTGGTCTGCGGATTGCCAGTCGCACGAAGTCTGTTGAAATTCAAGCCTCAAAAGCTCCGATTGCAGTAGGAGAACGGATTAACCCAACGGGTAGGAAGGCATTATCTGAGGAAATTCGCGCTGGCAAAATGGATATGGTGCGTAAGGAAGCCATTGAGCAGACAGAAGCTGGAGCGGCTGTGCTTGATGTTAATATGGGCGTGCCAAAGATTGATCAAATACAGGCGATGAAGACGGCGGTAAATCGTATTCAGACGCTTGTAGACACACCTCTAATGCTAGATAGTACCGACCCTAAGGTGTTAGAGGCAGGACTGAAGCAATATCATGGAAAAGCGCTGATTAACTCTGTGAATGGTGAAGAACAGAGCTTACTTGAGGTGTTACCATTAGTAAAACGCTTCGGAGCGTCAGTTGTAGGACTTGCTCTAGACGACGATGGGCTTCCGGCTACAAAAGAAAAACGCTTAGAAATAGCTACGAAAATTGTTAAACGCGCGCAAGAGCACGATATACCTGCGAAGGATATTATTATCGACTGCTTAGTCTTAACGGCAAGCGCTCAGCCAGAAGCGGTTCAGGAAACCCTGCAAGCGATTCCATTAGTGAAGGAGCAGCTAGGGGTAACGACAATTTTAGGTGTTAGTAACGTGTCCTTTGGTTTGCCAAAGCGTCCATTTATCAATCGGACCTTCTTTTCAATGGCCTTAGGGGTTGGATTAGATGCTGGTATCATAAATCCGTTAGATATCAACATGATGATGGCACTGAAGACAAGCGCTGTCTTAGCTAACCGTGACCCACATGCAGCAGAGTATATAGATTGGTCACAGCATTTAGATGAATCAGCTTCAGAGATTAGTGTGCAGCGCCCAACAGACAAGCAGACGAAGGATATAGGACAGATTAGCTGTATATTTGAGCTACTAAAACATACGGTAGTTACAGGAGATAAAGAAAACGTAGTTGCTCGTATCAATGATGGATTAGAGCAGGGACATAGCGCGATGGATCTTCTGAACAAGGGTCTAATCCCAGGAATAGAAGAAGTAGGCGAGAAGTTTGGCAAGGGCATTTACTTCTTACCACAGCTGATGCTAGCAGGTGAAACTATGACTGCAAGCTTCCATGCATTAGAGCCAGAACTAAATCGTATCGGTAGTAAGAAAATAGGCAAGGTAGTAATGGCAACAGTAAAAGGAGACATCCACGATATTGGTAAGAATATCGTCAGCGTCCTACTTGCCAACCATGGATTTGATGTGATTGATTTAGGTAAGAATGTCGATACAGAATTTATCATCCAGCGCGCCATTGAAGAGCAGGCAGATATCATAGGCCTAAGTGCACTGATGACAACGACGATGACAAGAATGCCTGAGTTAATTGACAAAATTAACGAACAAAAACTACAGCAAAAGGTAATTGTAGGTGGGGCAGTAGTAACGTCTAGCTACGCTAAAGAGATCGGTGCTGATGGTTATTCAAAGGACGCTGTAGAGGCAGTTAGCCTCTGCAAACGCCTAATTGCAGAATAG
- the uvrC gene encoding excinuclease ABC subunit UvrC translates to MNFKDKLALLPAKPGCYLMKDDSGQVIYVGKAKVLKNRVRSYFTGSHDEKTQRLVANIEDFEYIVTDSATEALILECNLIKKYKPQYNILLKDDKTYPYLKITNEQHPRLEVVRKVLKDQGKYFGPYPSAQAAHETKRLLGRIYPLRKCKTMKPVPCLYYHMSQCYAPCTEVVNPENYESIVSDITKFLKGDYKGLRDELRTKMQKAAEILDFERAKEFRDQIQAIETIMEKQKIILTDTVDRDIFGYYAEHGWMCVQVFYMRQGKLIERDASLFKHYGDEQEDFMTFVTQYYHENHALPKEILLPEVKDAVELEEWLSIKTKVPQRGAKKQLVDMANNNAKIAIEERFLILERDYNRTFKAIEDLAKAMNIQTPRRIEAFDNSNIQGTDPVSAMVVYIDGKPARKEYRKYKIRTVVGADDYSTMREVIRRRYLRVLKDSLPLPDLIVIDGGKGQLSSAIDVLENELGLDIPICGLKKSREHKTEQILFGKNAEIIPLEKSSEAFYLLQRIQDEVHRFAITFHRQTKNKNTFTSELDNIKGVGEKRRKALLKHFGSIEGIRNASVEDFRQLGIGDVLAQTILASLKANETK, encoded by the coding sequence ATGAACTTTAAAGATAAACTCGCATTATTACCAGCAAAGCCTGGCTGCTATCTAATGAAGGATGATAGCGGTCAGGTTATCTATGTTGGTAAGGCTAAGGTCTTGAAAAACCGCGTGCGCTCTTACTTTACAGGCAGTCATGACGAAAAAACACAGCGACTAGTAGCTAATATTGAAGACTTCGAGTATATCGTTACTGATTCAGCTACAGAGGCATTAATACTTGAGTGTAATTTAATAAAAAAGTACAAGCCACAATATAACATTTTACTTAAGGACGACAAGACCTACCCATACCTAAAAATCACCAACGAACAGCATCCGCGCTTAGAGGTTGTACGTAAAGTTCTCAAGGATCAAGGTAAATACTTCGGACCATATCCAAGTGCTCAGGCTGCCCATGAAACAAAACGGCTGTTAGGGCGCATCTATCCATTGCGTAAATGTAAAACGATGAAACCTGTCCCGTGCTTGTATTACCATATGTCCCAATGCTATGCACCATGCACTGAAGTGGTTAATCCAGAAAACTACGAATCAATTGTCTCAGATATTACGAAGTTTCTTAAGGGTGATTATAAAGGACTCCGCGATGAACTGCGAACTAAAATGCAAAAGGCAGCGGAGATATTGGATTTTGAGCGGGCTAAAGAATTTCGTGACCAAATCCAAGCCATTGAAACTATTATGGAAAAGCAAAAAATCATCCTTACTGATACAGTTGATCGTGATATATTTGGCTATTACGCCGAGCATGGCTGGATGTGCGTGCAGGTGTTTTACATGCGCCAGGGTAAGCTGATTGAACGTGATGCTAGCCTGTTCAAGCATTATGGGGACGAGCAAGAGGACTTTATGACCTTTGTAACCCAGTACTACCACGAAAATCACGCTTTGCCAAAGGAAATATTACTGCCAGAAGTAAAGGATGCTGTCGAATTAGAGGAATGGCTATCGATTAAAACAAAGGTGCCACAGCGTGGCGCGAAGAAACAGCTTGTAGATATGGCAAATAATAATGCTAAGATAGCGATAGAAGAGCGATTCTTAATATTAGAACGGGACTACAACAGAACATTTAAGGCGATTGAGGATTTAGCTAAGGCTATGAATATTCAGACACCGAGACGAATTGAAGCCTTTGATAATTCCAATATTCAAGGTACTGACCCAGTATCGGCAATGGTTGTCTATATTGACGGCAAGCCTGCACGTAAGGAATACCGTAAATATAAGATAAGAACAGTTGTGGGGGCAGACGACTATTCGACCATGCGAGAAGTAATACGCAGGCGATATTTAAGGGTATTAAAGGATAGCCTGCCGCTGCCAGACTTAATTGTAATAGATGGTGGTAAAGGACAGCTATCGAGCGCTATTGATGTACTGGAAAATGAACTTGGCTTGGATATCCCAATCTGTGGCTTGAAAAAAAGCCGCGAGCATAAGACAGAGCAAATCCTATTCGGTAAAAACGCAGAAATTATCCCCCTTGAGAAGTCGAGTGAAGCCTTTTACCTGTTACAACGAATACAGGATGAAGTTCATCGTTTTGCGATTACCTTTCATCGTCAAACAAAGAATAAAAACACCTTTACATCCGAGCTTGATAATATAAAAGGGGTTGGGGAAAAACGCCGTAAAGCGCTGCTAAAGCATTTCGGCTCTATAGAAGGAATCCGTAATGCTAGCGTAGAGGACTTCCGTCAACTTGGCATAGGTGATGTATTGGCGCAAACAATACTAGCGAGCCTTAAAGCCAACGAAACTAAATAA
- a CDS encoding succinate dehydrogenase codes for MDRGNHFLLRKVHSLLGIIPLGLFLIWHLYVNSIALMGAEVYDSVVNGLMGIMGFPYVLFVELFFIFIPLIIHGVYGMYIAYTSNYNVGTYGYARNWAFAVQRISGVILFFFLIWHVWHLRLAHVIFGTPINFDTMAGIVASPFALGFFILGIISAAYHFANGIWGFLITWGITVGPKSQKVVAVATTALFFVLSFVGVRAILAFV; via the coding sequence ATGGATCGTGGAAATCACTTTTTACTAAGGAAGGTACATTCATTATTAGGAATCATACCTTTAGGTTTATTTTTAATTTGGCATTTGTATGTAAATTCGATAGCTTTAATGGGTGCGGAGGTTTATGATTCTGTGGTCAATGGACTAATGGGAATCATGGGTTTTCCGTATGTTCTATTTGTAGAACTGTTCTTCATCTTTATCCCGTTAATTATTCATGGGGTATATGGAATGTACATAGCATACACGTCTAATTACAATGTTGGTACGTATGGCTATGCGCGCAATTGGGCATTTGCAGTACAGAGGATTAGTGGAGTTATCTTATTCTTCTTCTTAATTTGGCATGTATGGCATTTGCGTTTAGCCCACGTTATTTTTGGTACTCCTATCAATTTTGATACTATGGCTGGTATAGTTGCAAGTCCATTCGCATTAGGATTCTTCATTTTGGGGATTATCTCTGCAGCATATCACTTTGCTAACGGAATTTGGGGTTTCTTAATCACTTGGGGTATTACGGTAGGACCGAAATCGCAAAAGGTTGTAGCAGTAGCTACCACAGCACTCTTCTTCGTACTTTCTTTCGTTGGTGTGCGCGCGATTTTAGCTTTTGTATAG
- the sdhA gene encoding succinate dehydrogenase flavoprotein subunit, giving the protein MSKQNLVIVGGGLAGLMATIKAAEAGVKVDLISLCPVKRSHSVCAQGGINGAVNTKGEGDSPWEHFDDTVYGGDFLGNQTAIKGMCDAAPGILHLMDRMGVMFNRTPEGLLDFRRFGGTKHHRTAYAGATTGQQLLYACDEQVRRHEAAGLVTKYEGWEMISVILDDEQVCRGVVVQNLSTMELKVFKGDAVILATGGPGMIFGKSTNSVINTGSAVGAAYQQGAYFANGEFIQIHPTAIPGDDKLRLMSESARGEGGRVWTYKDGKPWYFLEEKYPAYGNLVPRDIATREIFDVCVNQKLGINGENMVYLDLSHKDPKELDLKLGGIMEIYEKFVGEDPRKVPMKIFPGVHYSMGGIWVDINHMTNIQGLFAAGECDYQYHGANRLGANSLLSAIYAGMVAGPNAIKYMKGLQKSTDDVAESVFEIQLKDQELKVQKIYNMNGTENPYQLHKELGDVMTDNVTVVRYNDKLAQTDVKIQELMERYKNINVCDTIQWSNQTAVFTRQLWNMLELARVITIGALNRNESRGAHYKPDFTERDDENWLKTTKAKHTPDGPVFEYEEVDISHIKPRPRVYDVDKGAS; this is encoded by the coding sequence ATGAGCAAACAGAATTTAGTAATAGTCGGTGGAGGTTTAGCTGGCTTAATGGCAACAATAAAAGCTGCAGAAGCAGGGGTTAAAGTTGACCTAATCTCGCTTTGTCCTGTAAAACGTTCTCACTCCGTATGTGCTCAAGGTGGGATTAATGGAGCAGTGAATACAAAAGGTGAGGGAGACTCACCTTGGGAGCATTTTGACGACACGGTATATGGTGGCGACTTCCTAGGAAACCAGACAGCTATTAAAGGCATGTGTGACGCAGCACCTGGGATTTTGCATTTGATGGATCGTATGGGTGTTATGTTCAATAGAACACCAGAGGGTTTACTAGATTTCCGTAGATTTGGTGGTACAAAGCATCACCGTACAGCTTACGCGGGTGCTACTACTGGTCAACAGCTTCTGTACGCTTGTGATGAGCAGGTGCGTAGACATGAAGCGGCTGGTCTAGTTACTAAATATGAAGGCTGGGAAATGATTTCAGTCATTTTAGATGACGAGCAAGTATGTCGTGGTGTAGTTGTACAGAATTTATCAACGATGGAGCTTAAGGTCTTTAAAGGGGACGCTGTTATTTTAGCTACTGGTGGACCTGGTATGATTTTCGGCAAATCAACTAACTCTGTTATTAATACAGGGTCAGCAGTTGGAGCAGCTTACCAACAGGGCGCTTATTTTGCAAATGGTGAGTTTATTCAAATCCATCCGACGGCGATTCCAGGAGATGATAAGCTACGCTTAATGTCTGAATCTGCACGTGGTGAAGGTGGGCGTGTATGGACATATAAGGATGGCAAGCCTTGGTACTTCCTAGAGGAGAAATATCCAGCATACGGTAACTTAGTACCGCGTGATATTGCAACCCGTGAAATTTTCGATGTATGTGTTAACCAGAAGCTAGGTATCAATGGTGAGAATATGGTATACCTAGACCTATCACACAAAGATCCTAAGGAGCTAGATCTTAAGCTTGGCGGTATTATGGAAATCTACGAAAAGTTCGTAGGAGAAGATCCGCGTAAGGTTCCAATGAAAATCTTCCCTGGAGTTCACTACTCGATGGGTGGAATCTGGGTTGACATTAACCATATGACAAACATTCAAGGACTATTTGCTGCTGGGGAATGTGATTACCAATATCATGGAGCAAACCGTTTAGGTGCTAACTCGCTATTATCTGCAATCTACGCAGGAATGGTAGCTGGCCCGAACGCTATTAAGTACATGAAGGGTCTACAAAAATCCACTGACGATGTAGCAGAATCAGTGTTTGAAATACAACTGAAAGACCAAGAACTAAAGGTTCAAAAGATTTACAATATGAATGGTACAGAGAATCCGTACCAGCTGCATAAAGAGCTTGGGGACGTTATGACAGACAACGTTACCGTAGTACGTTATAACGACAAGCTAGCACAAACAGATGTGAAAATCCAAGAGCTTATGGAACGATATAAGAACATAAATGTTTGTGACACAATTCAGTGGAGCAATCAGACAGCAGTATTCACTCGTCAGCTTTGGAACATGCTAGAGCTAGCTAGAGTAATTACGATTGGTGCATTAAATCGTAATGAATCTCGTGGTGCTCACTATAAACCAGATTTTACAGAACGTGATGACGAGAACTGGTTAAAGACAACAAAAGCAAAACATACTCCAGATGGTCCAGTGTTTGAGTATGAGGAAGTAGATATTTCACATATTAAGCCTCGTCCAAGGGTGTATGATGTTGATAAGGGGGCAAGCTAA
- the sdhB gene encoding succinate dehydrogenase iron-sulfur subunit yields MSEQKFIHLIVERQDSPQSSPYTEEFKVPYRKNMNVISTLMEVQKNPVNAKGHRTTPVVWECNCLEEVCGACSMVVNGKPQQACTALIDKLEQPIRLAPLSSFQIIRDLMIDRQVMFDSLKKVKAWIPIDGTYDLGPGPRFAERERQWAYELSKCMTCGCCMEACPNFNERSEFIGPAPINQVRLFNVHPTGAMNKEERLESIMGRGGITDCGNSQNCVQACPKEIPLTTSLADLNKQTTKHAFKNWLTKE; encoded by the coding sequence ATGAGTGAACAAAAATTTATTCATTTAATAGTAGAGCGTCAGGATAGTCCCCAGAGCTCACCTTATACAGAAGAATTTAAGGTACCTTATAGAAAAAACATGAACGTTATTAGTACGTTAATGGAAGTTCAGAAGAATCCAGTAAACGCAAAAGGTCATCGTACAACTCCGGTAGTTTGGGAATGTAACTGTCTGGAGGAAGTATGTGGTGCATGTTCTATGGTTGTTAATGGCAAGCCGCAGCAGGCGTGTACGGCCTTGATCGATAAACTAGAGCAACCAATTCGTTTAGCACCGTTAAGCTCATTCCAGATTATTAGAGACTTAATGATTGATCGTCAGGTGATGTTTGATAGCTTGAAAAAGGTAAAGGCATGGATACCAATCGATGGCACCTATGATTTAGGTCCAGGTCCGAGATTTGCTGAAAGAGAGCGTCAATGGGCGTACGAACTATCTAAATGTATGACCTGTGGCTGCTGTATGGAAGCTTGTCCGAACTTCAATGAACGAAGTGAGTTCATAGGACCTGCGCCAATCAATCAGGTTCGTCTATTCAATGTTCATCCAACGGGTGCTATGAATAAGGAAGAACGCTTAGAGTCAATCATGGGACGTGGTGGGATTACTGACTGCGGTAACTCGCAGAACTGCGTACAGGCCTGTCCGAAGGAAATACCTTTGACAACCTCATTAGCTGACTTGAATAAGCAAACAACTAAGCATGCATTTAAGAACTGGTTAACGAAGGAATAG
- a CDS encoding HD domain-containing protein produces the protein MAAIGQRIKQLAWALTAHYKGIDEFQVCKQLNNQEQELFFAMSKPDQYHAFRVYETVLQHLEKDRNLSELEIQLLKKAALLHDVGRIKGEFTIAHKVLAVIIDRYIQKKPSAERQDIINRVITRRRPYFLYIYYKHPILSKQRLEQIGSHPLLIFLTEHHHSNLPVQQLIADVQIACEDKHTWQQLLTILRSADEQN, from the coding sequence ATGGCTGCAATAGGACAACGAATTAAACAATTGGCGTGGGCCTTAACGGCCCATTATAAGGGGATTGACGAGTTTCAAGTATGCAAACAGCTTAATAATCAAGAGCAAGAACTGTTTTTTGCTATGTCAAAGCCTGATCAATACCACGCTTTTCGAGTATATGAAACTGTTTTACAGCATTTAGAGAAAGATCGTAACCTAAGTGAATTAGAAATACAGCTGTTAAAAAAAGCAGCCCTGCTCCATGATGTTGGAAGGATAAAGGGCGAATTTACGATTGCGCATAAAGTACTTGCAGTAATTATCGACCGTTATATTCAGAAAAAACCTTCAGCAGAAAGGCAAGATATTATAAATCGTGTCATAACTAGGCGACGACCGTATTTTCTATATATATACTATAAACATCCGATTCTATCTAAACAGAGGCTAGAGCAAATAGGAAGTCATCCGCTGCTTATATTTTTAACAGAGCATCACCATAGTAATTTGCCAGTTCAACAGTTAATAGCAGATGTACAAATAGCTTGTGAGGACAAGCATACATGGCAGCAGCTTTTAACAATACTGAGAAGTGCTGACGAGCAGAACTAA
- a CDS encoding sulfite exporter TauE/SafE family protein, translated as MKIYSVIIGFLTGIINGLLGVGGTVLVPAMIYILHTERRLAHGTALLIIFPTSVVSTFVYLQNGHVDLQLAWKLAIGGVVGSYIGAKALRKISMVWVKRIFAIVMIVAGIRMVIG; from the coding sequence TTGAAAATCTATTCTGTCATCATTGGTTTTTTAACAGGAATTATTAATGGGTTGTTAGGGGTTGGAGGAACAGTACTTGTTCCAGCCATGATTTATATATTACATACAGAGCGTCGTCTAGCCCATGGAACTGCGTTACTTATAATCTTTCCGACATCGGTGGTTAGTACATTTGTCTACCTGCAAAATGGCCACGTAGATTTACAGCTAGCTTGGAAGTTGGCTATCGGTGGCGTAGTAGGGTCTTACATAGGTGCTAAAGCACTGAGGAAAATATCGATGGTCTGGGTGAAGCGTATTTTTGCAATAGTGATGATAGTTGCTGGTATAAGAATGGTGATTGGCTAA
- a CDS encoding sulfite exporter TauE/SafE family protein, which produces MDTILIVGISVAMGILLGMGVGGGKLLIPALVLIIGISQQTAQGTTLAVFLPISLIAIYTHIREKNISYKVALYLIAGSVVGAFIGAQVAASLDTDYLRKIYGGFMLAIGFYEMFSKDPKTRYRAHENKS; this is translated from the coding sequence ATGGATACTATATTAATCGTCGGAATTAGTGTCGCAATGGGGATTCTGCTTGGCATGGGAGTCGGTGGTGGCAAGCTTCTAATACCAGCCCTTGTCCTGATAATTGGAATTTCACAACAAACAGCCCAAGGAACTACATTGGCAGTATTCTTGCCAATATCATTAATAGCTATATACACGCATATTAGAGAGAAGAACATAAGCTATAAGGTAGCACTATATTTAATCGCAGGTAGTGTAGTCGGAGCGTTTATTGGCGCACAGGTAGCGGCAAGTCTTGACACGGACTATCTGCGCAAAATATATGGAGGATTTATGCTGGCTATCGGGTTCTACGAAATGTTTAGTAAAGATCCAAAGACTAGATATCGTGCTCACGAAAATAAAAGCTAA
- a CDS encoding helix-turn-helix domain-containing protein encodes MKSRKDRPLLTNREREVFDLLVQSKTTKDIAALLFISEKTVRNHISNVIQKLGVKGRSQAVVELVRLGEIEI; translated from the coding sequence GTGAAAAGTAGAAAAGATCGACCACTATTGACAAATCGTGAGCGCGAAGTGTTTGATTTATTGGTTCAAAGTAAAACGACGAAAGATATCGCCGCACTATTATTTATAAGCGAAAAAACAGTACGGAACCATATATCAAACGTCATACAGAAATTGGGTGTGAAAGGGCGCTCGCAAGCAGTCGTGGAACTAGTACGATTAGGGGAAATAGAAATATAG
- a CDS encoding DUF2441 domain-containing protein: MECIKNEIYYHIQNSNSFNSLTNWSIGQTYFVGKNRNPFFGFFDSYGKGITDPNTSQIFSINYAASAMENYINTGKKDPAFANFYHFDSNRAVSELADTLNHYIRYVREILFEEVRKDFFPGYPSRQRGIWVIPNDCDITQAVNYWWSQLGAGNKKVFKVELTGKIHRSNQQYLTLRTDKLDVFRQEAFKYWVGVSGNTSIEDECLFEGFVTVLEEVNP; encoded by the coding sequence ATGGAATGTATAAAAAATGAAATCTATTATCATATTCAAAATTCAAATAGTTTCAACTCGTTGACAAATTGGAGTATTGGACAAACATACTTCGTTGGTAAAAATCGAAATCCTTTCTTTGGTTTTTTTGATAGCTATGGAAAGGGTATCACTGACCCTAATACAAGTCAGATTTTTTCTATTAACTATGCAGCATCTGCCATGGAAAATTACATTAACACAGGGAAAAAAGATCCTGCATTTGCAAATTTTTATCATTTTGATTCAAATAGAGCTGTATCAGAGCTAGCGGATACATTAAATCATTATATAAGATATGTTAGAGAAATATTATTTGAAGAAGTAAGAAAAGACTTCTTCCCAGGCTATCCTTCTAGACAAAGAGGTATATGGGTTATTCCTAATGATTGTGATATTACACAAGCTGTTAATTATTGGTGGTCGCAATTAGGTGCAGGAAACAAAAAAGTATTTAAAGTAGAACTAACAGGAAAAATTCACAGGTCCAATCAACAATACTTAACTTTAAGGACAGATAAGTTGGATGTTTTTAGACAAGAAGCTTTTAAATATTGGGTTGGAGTATCTGGAAATACCTCGATAGAAGACGAGTGTCTATTTGAGGGGTTTGTTACTGTACTCGAAGAAGTTAATCCTTGA